One Cryptomeria japonica chromosome 9, Sugi_1.0, whole genome shotgun sequence genomic window carries:
- the LOC131032506 gene encoding cytochrome P450 71AU50-like: protein MAWLDSPVIELGFSLIFLWIIYRFVTKNKSKSDKGELGLPPGPRPWPLVGNLYLLGSLPHKALAKLATKYGPIMFLRLGSVPTVVVSSPAMAKEFLKTHDLIFANRPPTSAGKYMAYGNRDVAQAPYGEYWRQIRKLCTIELLSAKRTESFRWVREEEVSAMVRSVREETQHGMRFVNLRKHICSVLLNTVCRMFAGRSYSEHQLSRGQEFSQMVAEMMHLAGVIVPGDFVPSLAFLDLGGYCRRMQAISKVFDEFAEKLIDEHIQRRRTKKSEEPDIVDVMLDMAEIGSAEIQVSRVHIKAIIMDMLIAGVETSTTTIEWAMTELLRNPQAMSKAQQEIELKVGKDRIVRESDLANLDYLRCVVKETLRLHAPAPLLMAHESTQGCNVGGYHIPPKTRLFVNVWAIGRDERVWEDPLEFKPERFTDSSIDVNGHHFELLSFGTGRRGCPGIYMGLSSVYLVLAQLIHCFHWNVEGDLDREEMFGLTLPKKFPISAFPSWRLTIDDPPKC from the exons ATGGCGTGGCTTGATTCCCCTGTAATAGAGTTGGGTTTTTCACTCATCTTCCTCTGGATTATATACAGATTTGTGACCAAAAATAAGAGCAAGAGCGACAAGGGAGAGTTGGGATTGCCACCAGGGCCACGGCCATGGCCTCTGGTAGGCAATCTCTATCTTTTGGGAAGCCTTCCTCACAAAGCTCTAGCTAAGCTCGCAACCAAGTACGGGCCCATCATGTTCCTACGCCTGGGCTCGGTGCCCACGGTCGTGGTCTCTTCTCCTGCCATGGCCAAAGAATTTCTTAAAACCCATGATTTGATCTTCGCCAACAGGCCACCTACATCGGCGGGCAAGTACATGGCCTACGGCAACAGAGACGTGGCGCAAGCCCCTTACGGAGAGTACTGGCGGCAGATCAGAAAGTTGTGCACAATCGAATTGCTATCGGCCAAGAGAACAGAGTCATTCAGGTGGGTGAGGGAGGAAGAAGTGTCCGCCATGGTCAGATCTGTGCGGGAGGAGACCCAGCACGGCATGCGCTTCGTTAATCTGAGGAAGCACATCTGCTCCGTCTTACTCAACACAGTGTGCAGAATGTTTGCGGGGAGAAGTTACTCCGAACATCAACTGAGCAGAGGGCAGGAGTTTTCACAGATGGTGGCTGAAATGATGCATCTAGCGGGAGTAATTGTTCCGGGAGACTTCGTTCCCTCTCTTGCTTTTCTCGATTTGGGAGGCTACTGCCGGCGCATGCAGGCCATCAGTAAGGTATTCGATGAGTTTGCTGAGAAGCTCATCGATGAGCACATCCAGCGAAGAAGGACGAAAAAGTCCGAAGAACCGGACATTGTGGACGTGATGCTGGACATGGCTGAGATCGGAAGTGCTGAGATACAAGTCTCTCGGGTTCACATCAAAGCAATCATTATG GATATGTTAATTGCTGGAGTAGAGACATCTACCACAACTATAGAATGGGCAATGACTGAGCTGTTGAGAAACCCTCAAGCAATGTCAAAGGCACAACAAGAGATTGAATTAAAGGTTGGAAAAGATCGTATCGTAAGAGAGAGTGATCTAGCGAACTTAGACTACTTGCGATGTGTTGTGAAGGAAACACTTCGACTACATGCACCAGCGCCGTTGCTCATGGCACACGAGTCCACCCAGGGTTGCAATGTTGGAGGATACCACATTCCACCAAAAACAAGGTTATTTGTGAATGTTTGGGCAATCGGAAGGGATGAAAGAGTTTGGGAAGATCCTTTAGAATTCAAGCCTGAGAGATTTACCGACTCAAGCATAGATGTGAATGGCCACCACTTTGAATTGTTGTCTTTCGGAACAGGAAGGAGAGGATGTCCTGGGATTTACATGGGCCTTTCTTCTGTTTACTTGGTTTTGGCTCAGCTCATACATTGCTTTCATTGGAATGTGGAGGGCGATTTGGATAGGGAGGAAATGTTTGGATTGACACTACCAAAGAAGTTTCCTATCTCTGCTTTTCCGTCCTGGAGGCTCACCATCGACGACCCACCCAAATGTTAG